One Methanobacterium alcaliphilum genomic window carries:
- the rpsB gene encoding 30S ribosomal protein S2, which produces MSELLIPLDKYLAAGLHIGTQQKTGDMERYIYRVRSDGLYVLDVRKTNDRIIEASKFLAKYDADDILVVSTRQYGQAPVKKFGEVTGAKTIPGRFIPGTLTNPNYAKFIEPKVLVVTDPRSDSQAIIEARQIGIPVMALCDTENLLGNVDVAVPVNNKGRKAIALVYWLLARQFLREKEILKEDEDLDIPATEFELKI; this is translated from the coding sequence TTGTCAGAACTTTTAATTCCACTGGACAAATACTTAGCAGCTGGTTTACACATTGGAACCCAACAGAAAACTGGAGATATGGAAAGATACATTTACAGAGTAAGATCCGACGGTTTATATGTACTTGATGTACGAAAAACTAATGATAGAATCATCGAGGCATCCAAATTTTTAGCAAAATATGATGCGGACGATATATTAGTTGTTTCAACTCGTCAATATGGACAGGCTCCTGTAAAAAAATTCGGAGAAGTGACTGGAGCAAAGACCATTCCAGGTAGATTCATTCCAGGAACATTAACTAATCCTAATTACGCTAAATTCATAGAACCTAAAGTATTAGTTGTAACTGATCCTAGATCTGATTCCCAGGCAATCATTGAAGCTAGACAAATAGGAATACCTGTAATGGCTTTATGTGACACTGAAAACTTGCTGGGCAATGTGGATGTAGCTGTTCCTGTTAATAACAAAGGTAGAAAAGCAATTGCTTTAGTTTACTGGTTACTAGCAAGACAATTCTTAAGGGAAAAAGAAATACTCAAAGAAGATGAAGATCTGGACATTCCAGCAACTGAATTTGAGTTAAAAATATAA
- a CDS encoding MEMO1 family protein, translated as MIRKPAVAGIFYEGDSALLEKRIEWCFQHSLGPGKLPKIGKSRSIKGAVAPHAGYVYSGPVAAHSYYKIIEDGFPETFIILCPNHTGMGSGVSLFPEGEWITPLGTVQIDEELAGDLINSGIIDADSTAHSQEHSCEVHIPFLQYFKQDFKIIPISMWMQDLETAQEIANSIIKTTNALKRDVVVIASTDFTHYQPASIALSNDSQVMDAISKMDEKLMYERVANLDVSMCGYGPVATTIITSKLMGATKGEILKYATSGDITEDNSSVVGYGSIVFE; from the coding sequence ATGATAAGAAAACCTGCTGTAGCAGGAATTTTCTATGAAGGCGATTCTGCTTTACTAGAAAAAAGAATTGAGTGGTGCTTCCAGCATAGCTTGGGACCGGGTAAACTTCCAAAAATTGGAAAGTCCCGCAGTATCAAAGGAGCTGTAGCTCCCCATGCGGGTTATGTTTATTCGGGACCAGTAGCAGCTCACTCTTATTATAAAATTATTGAGGATGGCTTTCCTGAAACATTTATTATTTTATGCCCCAACCATACTGGTATGGGTTCAGGAGTATCTCTTTTTCCTGAAGGAGAATGGATAACTCCCCTAGGCACGGTTCAAATAGATGAAGAATTGGCTGGGGATTTAATAAATTCAGGAATTATTGATGCAGATTCAACTGCCCATTCTCAAGAACACAGTTGTGAAGTTCATATCCCCTTTTTACAGTATTTTAAACAGGATTTTAAGATAATACCTATTTCCATGTGGATGCAGGATTTAGAAACAGCACAAGAAATAGCTAATTCAATAATTAAGACTACTAATGCATTAAAACGAGATGTAGTCGTCATTGCTAGCACTGATTTTACACACTATCAACCAGCATCAATTGCACTATCTAATGATTCTCAGGTAATGGATGCTATATCTAAAATGGATGAAAAATTGATGTATGAACGTGTTGCAAATCTTGATGTTTCCATGTGTGGGTATGGTCCGGTAGCAACCACCATAATCACATCAAAACTTATGGGGGCAACTAAAGGGGAAATTTTAAAATATGCCACCAGTGGGGATATTACTGAGGATAACTCTTCTGTAGTAGGATATGGTTCCATCGTATTTGAATGA
- the mvk gene encoding mevalonate kinase, which yields MNSTASAPGKTILFGEHAVVFGKPAIAVAVDKRAEITINKSQNQYTTIKSKDLDFLAEINPDNYYLNLKKGKSGIIKYILQSLLINHDGSPLDVDLKLDMPIGAGLGSSAAVTVATLAALDNYHDKKINIPQIAQKAHQVEIEVQGAASPLDTATSAYGGLIFLSGDGIVSIIKCDLEDSLVIGYTSSRGNTGEMVAGVRKRRDNNPEIMDPVIDSVAKITEKAKKALINDNKNELGELMNINHGLLDAMGVNTRDLSDMVYLARTAGASGSKITGAGGGGSIIAYCPGKVNEVLGILKQNENAIKADFATEGVVVH from the coding sequence ATGAATTCTACAGCTTCTGCACCGGGCAAAACCATACTTTTCGGGGAACATGCTGTGGTTTTCGGCAAACCCGCTATTGCAGTTGCCGTAGATAAAAGAGCAGAAATAACGATAAATAAATCTCAAAATCAATATACTACTATAAAGTCCAAAGATCTGGATTTTTTAGCAGAAATAAACCCTGATAATTATTATTTAAATCTAAAAAAAGGAAAATCAGGTATTATAAAATATATTTTACAATCATTATTAATCAATCATGATGGATCTCCACTGGATGTGGACCTAAAATTAGATATGCCAATTGGAGCGGGTTTAGGATCATCAGCAGCTGTTACTGTAGCCACATTAGCTGCACTTGATAATTACCATGATAAAAAGATCAACATCCCTCAAATTGCCCAAAAAGCACATCAAGTAGAAATTGAGGTGCAGGGTGCCGCTAGCCCATTGGATACTGCCACCAGTGCTTATGGCGGTTTAATATTTTTATCTGGCGACGGAATAGTATCAATCATTAAATGTGATTTAGAAGACTCACTGGTAATAGGATATACTTCCAGCAGAGGAAACACTGGTGAAATGGTGGCGGGTGTTAGAAAAAGGAGAGATAATAACCCTGAAATAATGGATCCAGTCATAGATTCCGTGGCGAAAATTACTGAAAAGGCAAAAAAAGCCTTAATTAACGATAATAAAAATGAATTAGGGGAACTAATGAATATAAACCATGGTCTTTTAGATGCCATGGGTGTTAACACCAGGGATTTATCGGATATGGTGTATTTAGCACGGACTGCTGGAGCTTCTGGCTCTAAAATTACTGGTGCTGGGGGTGGAGGAAGCATAATTGCTTACTGCCCTGGAAAGGTTAATGAAGTATTGGGCATTCTAAAACAAAACGAAAACGCAATTAAAGCAGATTTTGCCACAGAAGGCGTGGTGGTCCATTAA
- a CDS encoding isopentenyl phosphate kinase: MIILKLGGSIITVKGAESPTIDKDNLNRISREIKNGIKKDLIIVHGAGSFGHPFARGYEIGNPITSEEEFERKRIGFSLTQSWVKKLNTLVCDAFREQGIPAVSIQPSSFIITHGKRIEIANLDLIIEYLNQGFVPVIYGDVVLDTDENIKMAVLSGDQIINHLAINLTPTRVILGTDVDGVFNKNPKKDSGAELIEKFTSLNDLDSLDTTTNIDVTGGMVGKLKELLHLAEAGIESEIINAGKEGLIEKALNGEEVFGTTIKSTGNRIN; encoded by the coding sequence ATGATAATTCTAAAACTTGGCGGAAGTATAATAACAGTTAAAGGAGCGGAATCTCCCACTATTGATAAAGATAATTTAAATAGAATATCCCGTGAAATAAAAAACGGAATTAAAAAAGACTTAATAATAGTGCACGGTGCAGGGTCATTTGGACACCCTTTTGCCAGAGGATATGAAATTGGGAATCCTATTACATCAGAAGAAGAATTTGAAAGGAAAAGAATAGGCTTTTCTCTTACTCAGAGCTGGGTTAAAAAACTCAACACCCTTGTCTGTGATGCATTTCGAGAACAGGGAATTCCTGCAGTCTCAATACAACCATCATCATTTATAATCACCCACGGAAAAAGGATTGAAATCGCAAACCTGGATCTGATAATTGAATACCTTAACCAGGGATTTGTCCCGGTAATCTATGGGGATGTGGTACTGGATACTGATGAAAATATTAAAATGGCAGTCTTATCCGGCGACCAGATAATTAATCACCTGGCCATTAATTTAACACCCACCAGAGTAATTCTTGGTACAGATGTAGACGGAGTTTTTAATAAGAATCCTAAGAAGGATTCGGGTGCAGAATTAATCGAAAAATTCACCTCTTTGAATGATCTGGACTCTTTGGATACCACCACCAATATTGATGTAACTGGGGGAATGGTTGGTAAACTCAAGGAATTGCTGCATTTAGCAGAGGCGGGCATTGAATCAGAAATTATAAATGCCGGAAAAGAAGGTTTAATTGAAAAGGCTCTTAATGGAGAAGAAGTTTTTGGAACTACAATTAAAAGCACTGGAAATAGAATTAACTAA
- the fni gene encoding type 2 isopentenyl-diphosphate Delta-isomerase, producing the protein MISDRKLEHLLLCAHCDVQYKNKTTGFEDIELIHRAIPEVNKEKIDISTELLGKEMEAPIIISAITGGHPSSLAINRELSIAAEKMGIGIGLGSQRAAVENPELVSTYTVARETAPSTLLIGNIGAPQIEYAPQAVEMIDADALAVHLNPLQESIQPEGDIDATGYLESIGEIVKSVDVPVVVKETGTGISKEDALSLESKGVDVIDVAGAGGTSWAAVETYRAEDRYLGELFWDWGIPTAVSTVEVTQSVNIPVIASGGIRSGLDAAKAIALGAESVGIALPVLKEAYIGYRDVMGVIKRLQESLKVAMFLVGANNLDELKESKLVIKGSTKEWLQERGVDTKKYARRT; encoded by the coding sequence ATGATTTCAGATAGGAAATTAGAACATTTATTGTTATGTGCACACTGTGATGTGCAGTATAAAAACAAAACAACAGGTTTTGAAGATATTGAGCTTATTCACAGAGCCATACCTGAAGTAAATAAAGAAAAAATAGATATATCCACAGAACTTTTAGGAAAAGAAATGGAAGCACCGATAATTATATCTGCTATAACTGGGGGACACCCTTCATCATTAGCAATAAATCGAGAACTATCCATTGCCGCAGAAAAAATGGGTATAGGTATCGGATTAGGTAGCCAGAGAGCTGCAGTAGAGAACCCTGAACTGGTATCTACTTACACCGTGGCAAGAGAAACTGCACCATCCACTCTTTTAATTGGAAATATTGGTGCTCCTCAGATAGAATATGCTCCTCAAGCTGTGGAAATGATAGATGCTGATGCATTGGCAGTTCACTTGAACCCACTCCAGGAATCAATCCAACCTGAAGGAGACATAGATGCCACCGGCTATCTGGAATCTATTGGCGAAATTGTAAAATCAGTTGATGTCCCGGTAGTGGTCAAAGAAACAGGCACTGGTATCTCAAAAGAAGACGCACTATCCCTAGAAAGTAAGGGGGTAGATGTTATTGATGTAGCAGGGGCTGGTGGAACTAGTTGGGCTGCAGTAGAAACTTATCGTGCAGAAGATAGATATTTAGGAGAATTATTTTGGGATTGGGGTATTCCTACAGCTGTAAGCACAGTTGAAGTAACTCAATCTGTTAATATTCCAGTCATAGCTTCCGGGGGCATAAGGAGCGGTTTAGATGCTGCTAAAGCTATTGCTTTAGGGGCTGAATCTGTTGGAATTGCATTACCTGTTTTAAAAGAAGCTTATATTGGATATAGAGATGTAATGGGTGTTATAAAACGATTACAAGAATCATTAAAAGTAGCAATGTTTTTAGTGGGTGCTAATAACTTAGATGAATTAAAAGAGTCAAAATTAGTTATTAAAGGCAGCACTAAAGAATGGCTACAGGAAAGGGGCGTTGACACAAAAAAATACGCGAGGAGGACGTAA
- a CDS encoding RNase J family beta-CASP ribonuclease: MSVEVIAVGGYEEVGKNMSAVKVGDDVVIFDMGIHLDRLHIHEDTDISRMHSLDLIERGVIPDDTLMKDVDGKVRAIVFTHGHLDHIGAVAKLAHRYGAPIIATPYTLSLIESTIKSEKKFKVSNPLQVLNPGEKRQISPDITLEFINTTHSIPQTVIAALHTSEGIIVYANDFKFDNHQKISPPTDYHRLRELGRKGVLALIVETTRASEKQEVKTHSEKVARIVLEDIMKAPLQEKDGVIITTFSSHIERIQAISDIAKHSDRQMLLLGRSMERYCTLAESMGILKLPSNASIYGSPKAVNKALSRAEDKRDEYLLITTGHQGEPDALLPRIANAKTQFNIKRGDNVIISAPVIPNPMNKANRNLMERRLSSSGARIYTNAHVSGHAGREDHRDFIRMLNPVHIVPSHGDLHMLAAYAEIAEEEGYKMGNDVHVLRNGQAQVFNGGI; this comes from the coding sequence TTGAGCGTTGAAGTAATAGCCGTAGGTGGATATGAAGAAGTTGGAAAAAACATGTCTGCCGTTAAAGTAGGCGATGATGTAGTAATTTTTGACATGGGTATCCACCTGGATAGATTACACATTCATGAAGACACTGATATTTCAAGGATGCACAGTCTGGATTTAATTGAAAGAGGCGTAATCCCTGATGATACATTAATGAAAGATGTGGATGGAAAAGTCAGGGCCATAGTATTCACCCATGGGCACCTGGACCATATAGGTGCTGTAGCTAAATTAGCCCACAGATATGGGGCACCTATAATAGCCACTCCCTACACATTATCTCTTATAGAAAGTACTATTAAGAGCGAAAAGAAATTTAAGGTATCCAATCCATTACAGGTTTTAAATCCTGGTGAAAAACGTCAAATATCACCAGACATAACATTAGAATTTATTAATACTACTCACAGTATTCCTCAAACAGTTATAGCAGCCCTTCACACTTCGGAAGGTATAATAGTATATGCTAATGACTTTAAGTTTGATAATCACCAAAAAATTTCCCCACCAACGGATTATCACCGTTTGAGAGAGTTAGGTAGGAAAGGTGTACTAGCTCTTATTGTAGAAACTACGAGGGCATCCGAAAAACAGGAAGTAAAAACCCATTCTGAGAAGGTGGCGCGTATTGTCCTGGAAGACATTATGAAGGCCCCTCTCCAGGAAAAGGATGGGGTGATAATCACTACTTTCTCATCCCACATAGAAAGGATCCAGGCCATAAGTGATATTGCAAAACACAGTGATAGGCAGATGTTGCTTCTGGGCAGATCAATGGAAAGATACTGTACTCTGGCTGAATCCATGGGTATTTTAAAGTTACCTTCAAATGCCAGTATTTATGGTAGCCCGAAAGCTGTTAATAAAGCACTATCTAGGGCTGAAGATAAGAGGGATGAATATTTATTGATTACCACTGGACATCAGGGTGAGCCAGATGCACTTTTACCTCGTATAGCGAATGCTAAGACTCAATTTAATATTAAAAGAGGAGATAATGTAATAATATCTGCCCCGGTCATCCCTAACCCTATGAATAAAGCTAACCGTAATTTGATGGAACGCAGGCTGAGCTCCAGTGGAGCTAGGATATATACCAATGCTCATGTTTCAGGTCACGCCGGAAGGGAAGATCACAGGGACTTTATTCGTATGCTGAATCCAGTACACATTGTTCCATCTCACGGGGATTTACATATGCTGGCAGCCTATGCAGAAATTGCTGAGGAAGAGGGATATAAAATGGGTAATGATGTTCACGTACTGAGAAATGGACAAGCACAAGTTTTTAATGGAGGGATTTGA
- the idsA gene encoding short chain isoprenyl diphosphate synthase IdsA, producing the protein MSDVLKILKKYSESIDDEINEALSTISPAELREASNHLTKAGGKKLRPSLAVLSSEAVGGKSEYALKTAAAIELIHTFSLIHDDIMDEDDMRRGKPSVHVLWGEPMAILSGDIVFSKAFETVIRTKINDSSYERVNEALGVVVDSCIKICEGQACDMSFEERLDVNEVEYMDMIYKKTAALIAAATKAGAIMGGGNSEQVKALAEYGKLIGLAFQIQDDYLDVVSDEESLGKPVGSDIIEGKMTLMVVKALERASDVDKKTLLDILKEKNPDRVQEAIDIFEKYGSIQYAHDVALDNVRKAKELLNILDDSEAKDALILIADFVLQRQH; encoded by the coding sequence ATGAGTGATGTATTAAAAATTCTAAAAAAATATTCAGAAAGTATAGATGATGAAATTAATGAAGCACTGTCAACTATAAGTCCTGCAGAACTTAGAGAAGCGTCAAATCACCTTACTAAGGCGGGTGGTAAAAAATTAAGACCTTCTTTAGCAGTATTAAGTAGCGAAGCTGTGGGTGGAAAATCAGAGTATGCTCTTAAAACAGCAGCAGCCATAGAATTGATACACACTTTTTCCCTAATCCATGATGATATTATGGATGAAGATGATATGCGCCGGGGAAAACCGTCGGTACATGTACTGTGGGGTGAACCCATGGCCATATTATCTGGTGACATAGTATTTTCAAAGGCATTTGAAACTGTAATCCGGACCAAAATTAATGACTCATCATACGAAAGGGTTAATGAAGCTCTGGGTGTGGTAGTGGATTCATGTATTAAGATATGTGAAGGCCAGGCTTGTGACATGAGTTTTGAAGAAAGATTAGATGTTAATGAAGTAGAATACATGGACATGATCTACAAGAAAACCGCTGCTCTTATTGCTGCCGCCACCAAAGCAGGGGCAATAATGGGTGGAGGAAATTCAGAACAGGTAAAAGCATTAGCTGAATATGGTAAACTGATCGGATTAGCCTTCCAGATCCAGGACGACTACCTTGATGTGGTCAGTGATGAGGAATCTCTAGGTAAACCCGTGGGTAGTGACATTATTGAGGGGAAAATGACCTTAATGGTTGTTAAGGCGTTAGAAAGGGCATCTGATGTGGATAAGAAAACATTACTCGACATCCTCAAAGAAAAAAACCCTGACCGTGTACAGGAAGCAATAGATATATTTGAAAAATATGGTTCCATTCAATATGCTCATGATGTTGCCTTAGATAATGTAAGGAAAGCCAAAGAACTACTAAATATATTGGATGATTCTGAAGCTAAAGATGCACTTATTTTGATTGCTGATTTTGTGCTGCAAAGACAGCACTAA
- a CDS encoding glutamate--tRNA ligase, with protein MNDLEKVVYKYALINAVKHNGKAHNGAVIGSIMSNESELRREAKTISKLAGEIVEKVNAMDPQKQIAELEKTGGQVEEKKKVEEKGLGELPEVKDNVVLRFAPNPSGPLHIGHARAAVLNSEYAKKYNGKLVLRIEDTDPRRVHMDAYEMIPEDLSWMGVECNETFIQSDRIPIYYEYAQKAIEIGAAYMCTCDGGDFKKLKDEKISCPCRDLPIEENLRRWEEMFALDQGSVVLRIKTDIKHKNPAIRDWVAMRIVEDEHPRIGKKYKVYPMMNFSVAVDDHLMGVTHVLRGKDHLANSEKQEYLYNHMGWEIPVFIHYGRLKMDDVALSTSQARAGIEDGTYSGWDDPRLGTIRAIARRGIQADAIKELMSEIGVKIADATISWKKVYGLNRNILEETANRYFFVADPEKIVIQDVPESAQKIVERPLHPDFLDRGDRKIPFNGKVYLSKDDLKMGKIIRLMDAVNVKVTDNGAIFHSESFEEARSIKAQAVQWVPVDDNVPVEIVMDDASIIKGCVEPAARLLKVEDEVQLERFGFARVDEINKDKIRFYFTHK; from the coding sequence ATGAATGATTTAGAGAAAGTTGTTTACAAATACGCCTTGATTAACGCAGTTAAACATAATGGAAAAGCTCACAATGGAGCAGTCATAGGATCCATCATGAGCAATGAGAGCGAACTTCGAAGAGAAGCTAAAACTATTTCTAAACTAGCAGGTGAAATAGTGGAAAAAGTCAATGCCATGGATCCGCAAAAACAAATCGCTGAACTTGAAAAAACCGGCGGTCAAGTAGAAGAAAAAAAGAAAGTTGAGGAAAAAGGATTAGGGGAACTACCTGAAGTTAAGGACAACGTAGTGTTGCGTTTTGCACCTAACCCCAGTGGACCCCTGCACATTGGCCATGCCCGAGCAGCAGTTTTAAACTCAGAATATGCTAAAAAGTATAACGGTAAACTGGTTCTGCGTATAGAGGACACAGATCCACGAAGAGTGCACATGGATGCTTATGAAATGATCCCTGAAGACCTTTCATGGATGGGTGTAGAATGTAATGAAACATTTATCCAAAGTGACAGAATCCCTATTTACTATGAATACGCCCAAAAAGCCATAGAAATTGGCGCAGCATACATGTGCACCTGTGATGGTGGGGACTTTAAAAAACTAAAAGATGAAAAAATCAGCTGTCCCTGTCGTGATTTGCCAATCGAAGAAAATCTCCGTAGATGGGAAGAAATGTTCGCCTTGGATCAAGGTTCAGTAGTTTTAAGGATAAAAACAGATATAAAACATAAAAATCCAGCTATACGTGACTGGGTGGCTATGAGAATCGTGGAAGATGAACACCCGAGAATCGGTAAAAAATATAAGGTTTATCCTATGATGAATTTCTCAGTAGCAGTAGACGACCATTTAATGGGTGTAACTCACGTACTCAGAGGAAAAGACCATCTAGCCAACTCAGAAAAACAAGAATACCTTTACAATCACATGGGATGGGAAATCCCGGTATTTATTCATTATGGTAGATTAAAAATGGATGATGTTGCTTTAAGCACATCCCAAGCCCGGGCCGGCATTGAAGACGGAACATATTCTGGATGGGACGATCCACGATTAGGAACCATCAGGGCCATTGCTCGAAGAGGGATACAAGCAGATGCCATAAAAGAATTAATGTCAGAGATTGGTGTGAAAATAGCTGATGCCACCATCAGCTGGAAGAAAGTATATGGTTTAAACAGGAACATATTGGAAGAAACTGCCAATCGGTATTTCTTTGTTGCAGATCCTGAAAAAATAGTTATACAGGATGTTCCAGAAAGTGCTCAAAAAATTGTGGAAAGACCACTGCATCCTGATTTTTTGGATAGGGGCGATAGAAAAATCCCATTTAATGGAAAAGTTTATCTATCAAAAGATGATCTAAAAATGGGAAAAATCATACGACTCATGGATGCAGTCAATGTTAAGGTAACGGATAATGGCGCTATATTTCACAGTGAAAGCTTTGAAGAAGCACGTTCTATAAAGGCCCAGGCAGTACAGTGGGTGCCTGTTGATGATAATGTTCCTGTAGAGATAGTAATGGACGATGCATCCATAATTAAAGGTTGCGTTGAACCAGCGGCCCGATTACTTAAAGTTGAGGACGAGGTACAACTGGAAAGATTCGGCTTTGCTCGGGTTGATGAAATAAATAAAGATAAAATAAGATTCTACTTTACACATAAATAA
- a CDS encoding LL-diaminopimelate aminotransferase: MSVKINENYLLLKSSYIFAEINQRVNKFQEENPETEIIRMGIGDVTRPLPKAVIKAFQKAVDEMGHSETFMGYGPEQGYSFLINKIIENDFKSRGIDLSEDEVFISDGAKCDTGNIQEIFGLDNVIAVTDPVYPVYVETNVMAGRTGPMGDEGKYEKLVYLPCTAENDFVPALPSEDVDIIYLCFPNNPTGTTLTKEQLTTWVNYARENKSIILFDAAYESYITEDDIPHSIYEIDGAKEVAIEFRSFSKNAGFTGTRCAYTVVPKEVMAYDLEDNAQAVNPLWNRRQTTKFNGVSYPIQKAAAAVYSEEGQKEIKESIDYYMQNAAIIRESLVEIGLEIYGGVNSPYIWVKTPEGIDSWAFFDLLLTEANVVGTPGVGFGPSGEGYFRITAFNTLENTKKAMERISKLSF; encoded by the coding sequence ATGTCAGTAAAAATAAATGAAAACTACTTATTACTTAAAAGCAGCTACATATTCGCTGAAATTAATCAAAGAGTTAATAAATTCCAGGAAGAAAACCCCGAAACTGAAATCATCAGAATGGGCATAGGTGATGTAACCCGACCACTACCTAAGGCAGTAATAAAAGCATTCCAAAAAGCAGTAGATGAAATGGGTCACAGTGAAACCTTCATGGGCTACGGCCCCGAACAAGGTTATTCATTTTTAATAAATAAAATAATTGAAAACGATTTTAAAAGTAGAGGAATAGATCTAAGTGAAGATGAAGTCTTTATAAGTGATGGGGCAAAATGTGACACGGGAAATATACAGGAAATATTCGGATTAGACAATGTAATAGCCGTCACTGATCCTGTATATCCTGTATATGTAGAAACCAATGTTATGGCTGGTCGAACTGGTCCTATGGGTGATGAAGGAAAATACGAAAAACTGGTCTATTTACCATGCACTGCTGAAAATGACTTTGTACCCGCACTACCCTCTGAAGATGTGGATATAATTTACCTTTGCTTCCCTAACAATCCCACTGGGACTACACTCACTAAAGAACAATTAACTACCTGGGTGAACTATGCTCGAGAAAACAAATCTATTATCCTATTTGATGCGGCATATGAATCTTACATAACTGAAGACGATATTCCACATAGTATCTATGAAATAGACGGTGCTAAGGAAGTAGCCATAGAATTCAGAAGTTTTTCTAAAAACGCAGGATTCACCGGTACCAGATGTGCTTATACAGTGGTGCCCAAGGAAGTTATGGCTTATGATTTAGAAGATAATGCTCAAGCAGTAAACCCTCTCTGGAACAGACGACAAACCACCAAATTTAATGGAGTATCCTACCCTATTCAAAAAGCAGCAGCTGCAGTCTACAGTGAAGAAGGGCAGAAAGAAATTAAAGAATCAATTGATTACTACATGCAAAATGCAGCAATAATCAGGGAAAGCTTAGTGGAAATAGGTTTGGAAATCTACGGTGGAGTAAACTCTCCCTACATATGGGTAAAAACACCAGAAGGTATAGATTCCTGGGCATTCTTTGACTTACTCTTAACTGAAGCTAATGTTGTAGGAACACCTGGAGTTGGTTTTGGACCCAGTGGTGAAGGATATTTCCGTATCACTGCATTCAACACATTAGAAAATACTAAAAAAGCAATGGAAAGAATTTCAAAACTTTCCTTTTAA
- a CDS encoding PrpF domain-containing protein gives MSYFKHDRNLEQILAPITILRGGTSRGFYFDGRNVPKPGKGLEEFLLAVRGSPDPMGMDGLGGNTILQSKIAIVSPSTRSDADVDYTFIQIFPDQVAEISYKLNCGNISAGVPVFALMKNMIGDVPDGELTIKAFSTNTGKMMYMTLEVLNGEAMVHGETQIGGIPGTGAEIMVDFRDQIGGFTGKLLPTGNLIDTIQMNDGSLVNVTIMDLVNICAFFDAEEFGCTGLELPNPDGSLRKPYGIEEKIAEFRLKVAKLIGWDQYDMDTIKKSALPFAVSITRSKSYSDMNAKKISLDDVDLVARFYAESIMHTAAPGSGSTTLGAAASIPGTIPNQELDESSLKSGNGGELTFGHPSGTFSIKSKPVLNNELNEVHFKHLSFARTARIICDGTVYIKNNTPPENWKDASEFTTASFFLESESIHIQK, from the coding sequence ATGAGTTACTTCAAACATGACCGGAATTTAGAGCAAATATTAGCCCCTATTACCATCCTGCGAGGTGGAACAAGTCGAGGTTTTTATTTTGATGGACGCAATGTACCTAAACCAGGGAAAGGTTTGGAGGAGTTCCTTTTAGCTGTGCGTGGATCACCAGATCCTATGGGTATGGATGGTTTAGGAGGTAACACTATTTTACAGTCCAAGATAGCCATAGTATCACCTTCCACCAGGAGCGATGCAGATGTGGACTATACTTTTATACAGATTTTCCCTGATCAGGTCGCGGAAATTAGTTATAAATTGAATTGCGGGAACATATCAGCAGGAGTGCCTGTTTTTGCCCTTATGAAAAATATGATAGGTGATGTTCCTGATGGAGAGCTGACTATTAAGGCATTTTCCACCAACACTGGAAAGATGATGTACATGACCCTGGAAGTTTTAAATGGTGAGGCCATGGTTCACGGTGAGACTCAAATCGGAGGCATACCCGGCACTGGTGCTGAAATAATGGTTGATTTTAGAGATCAAATTGGTGGATTTACCGGTAAATTACTGCCCACCGGTAATCTTATTGATACTATTCAGATGAACGATGGTAGCCTTGTTAATGTAACCATCATGGATCTAGTAAATATATGTGCCTTTTTTGATGCTGAAGAGTTTGGTTGTACCGGTTTAGAGCTGCCTAATCCAGATGGTTCCCTGAGAAAACCTTATGGCATTGAAGAAAAAATTGCAGAGTTTCGATTAAAAGTTGCTAAACTTATTGGATGGGACCAATACGATATGGATACTATTAAAAAATCTGCACTTCCTTTTGCCGTATCTATAACCAGATCTAAAAGTTACAGTGATATGAATGCGAAGAAAATAAGTTTAGATGATGTAGATTTAGTGGCGCGTTTTTATGCAGAATCAATTATGCACACCGCAGCCCCAGGGAGTGGGTCTACGACTCTAGGTGCTGCGGCTTCAATTCCAGGCACCATCCCTAATCAGGAGCTTGATGAAAGTAGTTTAAAATCAGGTAATGGTGGTGAGTTAACTTTTGGCCATCCCAGCGGTACTTTTTCCATTAAATCAAAGCCGGTTTTAAATAATGAGCTTAATGAAGTCCATTTTAAACATCTTTCTTTTGCACGTACCGCGAGAATTATCTGTGATGGGACAGTTTATATTAAAAATAATACTCCACCAGAGAACTGGAAAGACGCCAGCGAGTTTACTACTGCATCGTTCTTTTTAGAATCAGAAAGTATCCACATACAAAAATAA